TCTTCAAGCGGTTTTTCAGAGTAGACGATCGCTACTGCATTTGCAGGGATAGAGTTGCGTCGTTCTCCTGCATAAAAACTGACAAGCTGGGTCACACCCTCTTCATGCAGATACTCACCCAATACCTTGATCGCAGAAGGGATACCCTTGTCGATATCCACACCTGAGTGTCCGCCCGCCAAGCCTTTGACCGCTACCTCATAACATTCACCTATGCCATCGATATACGTATCCTGCATAGATGCGTTGATATCCACACCGCCTGCACACCCGATATAGACTTCCGCTTCTTCTTCCGTATCAACATTGAGCATAACACTGCTTTTCAGATCAAAGGATAAAGCATTCGCCCCGATCAGACCGACCTCTTCATCTGCGGTGATCAAGAACTCAAGCTCCTCACCCTTATCCATCAAGACCATCATCATCGCGATCGCCATGCCGTTATCTGCACCGAGTGAGGAATCTTTGGCTTTCATCAACCCATTCTCTTCATAGGTCTCGATCTTCGGTGCTTTACCCATACAGACCATGTCATAGTGTGCCTGCAGACAAAGTTTCGGAGAACCTTTACGGATCAGAATATTTTTCGTCTCATCCACTTCAACGCTGTAATCTCTCGCATTTCCGAAGTCAACCAA
This is a stretch of genomic DNA from Sulfurovum zhangzhouensis. It encodes these proteins:
- a CDS encoding M20/M25/M40 family metallo-hydrolase, coding for MSAIIEHFKTLTQIPRCSKEADKLMEFLVDFGNARDYSVEVDETKNILIRKGSPKLCLQAHYDMVCMGKAPKIETYEENGLMKAKDSSLGADNGMAIAMMMVLMDKGEELEFLITADEEVGLIGANALSFDLKSSVMLNVDTEEEAEVYIGCAGGVDINASMQDTYIDGIGECYEVAVKGLAGGHSGVDIDKGIPSAIKVLGEYLHEEGVTQLVSFYAGERRNSIPANAVAIVYSEKPLEEKGEVKTRVLNEKPQVLKEGAKALELIHTFKHGVHRQNKELGIPDTSINLAIITTDEKGGLLIETSARAMSAQGLKEISDEAVELFKSYDFDVRLEDKYPSWKPDVTDFTELVSEEVKKVFGKSKMTAIHAGLECGVISEKYPHMKFASIGPTIRFPHSTREEVDLKSVEKTFEVVLGVIQQVK